The following is a genomic window from Devosia neptuniae.
CCACTACCTCGACCGAGCCCAACGAGATGGTGTTCCAGCTCAACCTGACCCACAAGGATACGGTCAAGCGCGCGCTGTTCCAGAACAAGAATTTCCGCGCCGGGCTGTCCCACGCCATCGACCGCCAGGCGGTGATCGATACGGTCTTCATCGGCCAGGGCGCGCCCGCCCAGCCTTCGGTGCGGCCGGAAGATCCGCTCTATAACGAGCAATTGGCCACCCAATATACCGCGTTCGACCTGGCCAAGGCCAATGAGCTGCTCGACAGCGTCGTCCCCAACAAGGATGGCGAGGGCTATCGGCTCGATGAAAACGGCAATCGCATCACGCTGATCTTCGAGATCGACCAGGTCCGCCAGACCTTTGTCGACAGCTTCCAGCTCGTGCTGCCGATGATCCGCGCCGCCGGTATCGATGCCCAGATGCGCACCATGGACCGCTCGCTGTGGGAAGTCCGCGTCCGCCAGGGCGGGGAATATGACGCCACCGTGCACAAGTTCGGCGGCAATGGCGGCATCGTCGCCATTCTCGATCCGCGCTACTTCTTCCCCAATACCACCGAGGCCATGTACGCCAAGGGCTGGCAGATCTGGTACAATGATCCGTCCTCGCCCGATGCGGTCGAACCGCCCGACGCCACCAAGCGCCAGTTCGAAGCCTATAACGAATTGCGCCAGACCAGCGACACCGCCAAGCAGCAGGAGCTCATGAAGGAGATCCTGCAGATCGCCGCCGACGAATTCTACGTCTTCGGCGTCACCCTGCCGCTCGATGGCTATGGCATCGTCGCCAACCGGCTCAAGAACGTTGCGCCGTCCATGCCCAATTCCTGGGGTTATCCGACCCCGGCGCCGACCAATCCCGAGCAATATTACATCAGCTGACCCCAGCCATCCGCCGGCGGTGCGATGCCGCCGGCGCCTCCCACACCTTTCCCGGATTGCCCCGATGCTCAAGATCGAAGACAGCCCAGCTGCGCCCAGCCTGCGCACGCCCGACTGGTACAAGACCGCCACGCGCTGGACCCAGCTCACATTCGTCGAGGACGATCCGCAGCGCTATGATCCTGCTTTCTGGGTCGATGTGTTCAAGCGCACCAAATCCAATGCCATTTGCCTCTCGGCCGGCGGCTATATCGCCTACTACCCCAGCGAAATCCCGCTCCACTATGTGTCCAAATTCATCGGCGATACCGATCCCTTTGGCACGCTGGTGGCCGAAGCGCGCAAGCTCGACATGCATGTCATGGCCCGGGTCGATCCGCACGCCATCCATGCCGATGCCGCCGAGGCGCATCCCGAATGGGTCTCGCTGACCGTGGACCGGCAGCCGCGCGAACACTGGGCCATGCCCGGCATTTTCGTCACCTGCGCCTATTCGAGCTACAATTTCGATTTCATGACCAAGGTCATCGTCGAGATCGCCGAAAAATACGATATCGACGCGCTGTTCGGCAATCGCTGGCAGGGCCATGGGGTCTGCTATTGCAAGGCCTGCGAGGACAATTTCCGCGCCGCCAGCGGGTATGACCTGCCCGAAACCAGCACCGCTTCGGACCCCGTTTGGCAGGCCTGGGCCGCCTGGCGCCGCACCACGCTGACCCGCCTCGTCGCCCATTGGGACAATGAGGTCAAAAAGGTGCGCCCGCATGCCAGCTTCATTCCTAATATGAGCGGTTCCTCGCTCATGGAATTCGACCTCTCGGTCATCAAGAAGCACTGCCCGATCCTGTTCGTCGATCACCAGGGCCGCCGCAATGTCGAGCCCGCCTGGTCGGCCGGCCGCAATGGCAAGCGCATCCGCGCCACCTTCCGCGATCGTCCGGTGGGCCTGATCACCTCGATCGGCCCCGAGGAAATTCCGCGCTGGAAGGATTCGGTGCAGACCGGCCCCGAAATCGAGCAATGGGTGCATGCCGGCATCACCCAGGGCCTCTTCCCCTGGTTCACCAAGTTCAATGCCTGCATCCCCGACGATCGCTGGGTGCAGCCCGTCGCCAATGCCTTCAACCTGCATGCCGAGGTCGAGCCGGTGATCGGCTCCATGCTGCCATCGGCCGAGATCGCCATCATCGATCCGGCAACGACTTTACGCCATTGGGATCCCGACAAGCGGCACCTGGCGGAGCTCAACGATCTGGGCTTCTACCACGCCCTGGTCGAGGCAAGGCTGCCCTTCGAATTCCTCTCCGACCAGATCATGAGTGCCGAGACGCTGAGCCGCTACAAGCTCGTCATCCTGGCCAATGCCACCTATCTGTCCGACGCCCAATGCCAGGCGCTGCGCGACTTCGTCGCCGCCGGCGGCAGCGTGGTCGCCGCCCACCAGACCTCGCTCCATAACGAGAAAGGCGCCGCCCGCGCCGATTTCGGCCTGGCCGATGTGTTCGGCGTCACCATGAAAAGCCCACCGCGCAGCGGTGTGCGCAATTCCTATATCGCCCTCAACGGCAGCCACCCCATCAACCAAGGCTATGACGGCGCCCAGCGCATTATCGGCGGCACCGAAGTGGTGGAAGTCGCGCCCATTACCGAGATCGAGCAGCCCTTCCTCGCCATCCCCGATTTCCCTGATCTGCCGATGGAGGAAGTCTATCCGCGCCTGCCGCCGCAAGGCGTTGGCGTCGCCGCCCGCACCACCGAAGCCGGCGGGCGCGTGGTCTATATCCCCTGGAATATCGGGGAAGTGTTCTGGACCTATATGGCGCCCGATCAGGGTCGGCTGATCGCCAATGCCGTCAAATGGGCGCTGGGCAAACGGCCCGAAATCGAGGTCACCGGCCGCGGCGTCTTCGATGTGGGCCTGCATAGCGACGACAAGGGCCGGGCGCTGTGCCTGCTCAACCTGACCAATCCGATGATGATGAAAGGCCCGCTGCGCGACACCTGGCCGGTCGGCCCGCTCACCGTCAGCCTCGAAATCCCCCAGGGCAAAAGTGTCAAATCCGCCCGCCTGCTGGTC
Proteins encoded in this region:
- a CDS encoding family 10 glycosylhydrolase, yielding MLKIEDSPAAPSLRTPDWYKTATRWTQLTFVEDDPQRYDPAFWVDVFKRTKSNAICLSAGGYIAYYPSEIPLHYVSKFIGDTDPFGTLVAEARKLDMHVMARVDPHAIHADAAEAHPEWVSLTVDRQPREHWAMPGIFVTCAYSSYNFDFMTKVIVEIAEKYDIDALFGNRWQGHGVCYCKACEDNFRAASGYDLPETSTASDPVWQAWAAWRRTTLTRLVAHWDNEVKKVRPHASFIPNMSGSSLMEFDLSVIKKHCPILFVDHQGRRNVEPAWSAGRNGKRIRATFRDRPVGLITSIGPEEIPRWKDSVQTGPEIEQWVHAGITQGLFPWFTKFNACIPDDRWVQPVANAFNLHAEVEPVIGSMLPSAEIAIIDPATTLRHWDPDKRHLAELNDLGFYHALVEARLPFEFLSDQIMSAETLSRYKLVILANATYLSDAQCQALRDFVAAGGSVVAAHQTSLHNEKGAARADFGLADVFGVTMKSPPRSGVRNSYIALNGSHPINQGYDGAQRIIGGTEVVEVAPITEIEQPFLAIPDFPDLPMEEVYPRLPPQGVGVAARTTEAGGRVVYIPWNIGEVFWTYMAPDQGRLIANAVKWALGKRPEIEVTGRGVFDVGLHSDDKGRALCLLNLTNPMMMKGPLRDTWPVGPLTVSLEIPQGKSVKSARLLVSGQAVPFDIADNRATVSVPDIETMEVVHLSWE